A stretch of DNA from Nocardioides sp. Arc9.136:
GCCGCCCCTCGGGCTTGAGGTGGTCGCGCAGGAAGCCGAAGTACGCCGGGTAGTTGCGCACCCCGATGTGCTCGGTGAGGCCGATCGAGCTGATCGCGTCGAAGTCGGACTCGAGCACGTCGCGGTAGTCGGAGTGCCGGACCTCGACCAGGTCGCCGACGCCGGCCTCGTCGATGGCGTTCTTCGCCCACGACGCCTGCTCGCGCGACAGGGTGACGCCGAGCGCCTTCACGCCGTACTCCTTGGCGGCGTGGATGACCATGCCGCCCCAGCCGCAGCCGACGTCCAGCAGGCGCTGGCCGGGCTGGAGGTCGAGCTTGCGGGCGACCAGGTCGAACTTCTCGGCCTGCGCCTGCTCCAGCGACGCCGACTCGTCGGGGAAGACCGCGCACGTGTAGGCCATCGACGGGCCGAGCACGTGGCGGTAGAAGGCGTTGGAGACGTCGTAGTGGTGGCTGATGACCTCCGCGTCGCGGGAGAGCGAGTGCCGCACGCCCTCGACCACCCGGCGCCAGCGCGGCAGGTGCTCCTGCGGCGGGGGCGGCGGGGGCTTGAGGTGGTTGATGCCGAGCCCACGGACGAGCCGGACCGCCTCGGCGGCACTCGGCTTGCGGAAGCGCAGGTGGTTCATGAGCAGGGTCATCGCGTCGTAGGGGTCGCCGGGGTGCACGCCGTGCACCTCGAGGTCGCCCGAGACGTAGGCGCGCGCCATGCCGAGGTCGCCCGGCGCGGTCATGATGTAGGCCAGCCCGCGGGGGTTCTTCAGCTCCAGGCGGATGTCGGCGTCGGCGGGGCCGGCGGCCGACCCGTCGTACGCCTCGAACCGCACCGGCATCCCGTCACGGAGCAGCGACGCCACCACGTCGCCGATCGAGATCGAGGTCACCGTCTCCTCACCACCTTGTCGTAGAGGCTCGTCAGCCTGTTGTCGGGGTCGTACGTGCTCTTGATCGTCGCGAGGTGCTCGCCGGCGTAGAGCCGGTCGAAGGTCTCGCGGTCGTAGAAGGCCTCGGAGTAGAGCGACTTGTGGCCGCCCAGCTCGTGCACCT
This window harbors:
- a CDS encoding class I SAM-dependent methyltransferase yields the protein MTSISIGDVVASLLRDGMPVRFEAYDGSAAGPADADIRLELKNPRGLAYIMTAPGDLGMARAYVSGDLEVHGVHPGDPYDAMTLLMNHLRFRKPSAAEAVRLVRGLGINHLKPPPPPPQEHLPRWRRVVEGVRHSLSRDAEVISHHYDVSNAFYRHVLGPSMAYTCAVFPDESASLEQAQAEKFDLVARKLDLQPGQRLLDVGCGWGGMVIHAAKEYGVKALGVTLSREQASWAKNAIDEAGVGDLVEVRHSDYRDVLESDFDAISSIGLTEHIGVRNYPAYFGFLRDHLKPEGRLLNHCITRPHNRPASTGAFIDRYVFPDGELTGSGTIITTAQDAGLEVMHEENLRLHYAMTLRDWCRNLAENWDACVAEVGEGTARVWGLYMAGSRLAFERNEIQLHQVLAVNTTEDGSDGFPLRPTW